The following coding sequences are from one Formosa haliotis window:
- a CDS encoding electron transfer flavoprotein subunit alpha/FixB family protein: protein MSVLVYTESEQGKYKKVAFEVASYARAVADQLGTTVTAISINAEDPSVLGTYGVTKVLHVKDAKLDTFNAKTYADVIKQAAEQEASKVVVVSSTADSKYLAPLLAIGLKAGYASNVVAAPTSVSPFTVKRTAFTNKAFNLTRISTDVKLVGLSKNSVGLKENATTAEVTDFSPSIPENGVHVEAVDKATNTVTIADAEIVVSGGRGLKGPENWGMIEELADVLDAATACSKPVSDLGWRPHGEHVGQTGKPVAANLYIAIGISGAIQHLAGINASKVKLVINTDPEAPFFKAADYGVVGDAFEVVPALTEKLKAFKAQNA from the coding sequence ATGTCAGTTTTAGTATATACAGAATCAGAACAAGGTAAATATAAAAAAGTTGCTTTCGAAGTTGCTTCTTACGCCCGAGCTGTTGCAGACCAATTAGGAACAACAGTAACAGCAATTTCAATTAATGCTGAAGACCCTTCGGTTTTAGGAACTTATGGAGTAACCAAAGTATTACATGTAAAAGACGCTAAATTAGATACGTTCAATGCGAAAACCTATGCCGATGTTATTAAGCAGGCAGCAGAACAAGAAGCCTCTAAAGTCGTTGTTGTTAGCTCTACTGCAGACAGCAAGTATTTAGCACCTTTACTAGCTATTGGCTTAAAAGCCGGATATGCATCAAACGTGGTAGCAGCGCCTACTAGCGTATCACCATTTACCGTAAAACGTACAGCATTTACAAATAAAGCGTTCAATTTAACGCGTATTAGTACCGATGTAAAATTAGTTGGACTTTCTAAAAATTCTGTTGGTTTAAAAGAGAATGCAACCACAGCAGAGGTCACCGATTTCTCACCTTCAATTCCAGAAAACGGAGTACATGTAGAAGCTGTAGATAAAGCCACAAATACGGTTACTATTGCCGATGCAGAAATTGTAGTTTCTGGCGGACGTGGATTAAAAGGACCAGAAAATTGGGGTATGATTGAGGAATTAGCCGACGTTTTAGATGCGGCCACAGCATGTTCTAAACCTGTGTCAGATTTAGGTTGGAGACCACACGGAGAGCATGTTGGACAAACAGGAAAACCTGTGGCAGCCAACTTATATATTGCCATCGGTATTTCTGGAGCCATTCAACATTTAGCAGGTATAAACGCCTCTAAAGTAAAGTTAGTCATCAATACCGATCCTGAAGCACCTTTCTTTAAAGCTGCAGATTATGGTGTAGTAGGAGATGCTTTTGAGGTTGTTCCTGCATTAACAGAAAAATTAAAAGCATTTAAAGCGCAAAACGCTTAA
- a CDS encoding electron transfer flavoprotein subunit beta/FixA family protein, whose protein sequence is MKILVCISHVPDTTSKINFSEGDTKFDTNGVQFIINPNDEYGLTRAMWFKEKQGATVDVVNVGGPETEPTLRKALALGADGAIRVNTPAVDGYAVAEQLAKVFTDGSYDLVIAGRESIDYNGGMVPGMLAGLTDANFINTCISLEIDGTNVKAIREIDGGKETVSTTLPLVIGAQKGLVEESDLRIPNMRGIMMARKKPLTVLEPVEASQETESVKFEKPTPKGAVTLVSPDNLDELVNLLHNEAKVI, encoded by the coding sequence ATGAAAATTTTAGTGTGTATTAGTCACGTTCCAGACACGACTTCAAAAATCAATTTTTCTGAAGGCGATACTAAATTTGATACTAACGGTGTTCAATTTATAATTAACCCAAACGACGAATATGGGCTAACCCGTGCCATGTGGTTTAAAGAAAAACAAGGTGCCACCGTAGATGTTGTAAATGTTGGTGGGCCAGAAACCGAGCCTACTTTACGTAAGGCTTTAGCTCTTGGAGCAGATGGAGCTATTCGAGTTAACACGCCTGCCGTAGATGGTTATGCTGTTGCAGAGCAATTAGCAAAAGTTTTTACAGATGGTAGCTACGATTTAGTTATTGCTGGTAGAGAATCTATCGATTATAACGGTGGTATGGTACCAGGCATGCTTGCCGGATTAACAGATGCAAACTTTATAAATACATGTATTAGCTTAGAAATAGATGGTACGAATGTAAAAGCTATTCGTGAAATTGATGGTGGTAAAGAAACAGTTAGCACCACCTTACCTTTAGTTATAGGAGCACAAAAAGGATTGGTAGAAGAGAGTGACTTACGTATCCCGAATATGCGTGGAATTATGATGGCTCGTAAAAAACCTTTAACAGTTTTAGAACCTGTTGAAGCTTCTCAAGAAACAGAGTCTGTTAAGTTTGAAAAACCAACACCTAAAGGAGCCGTAACCTTAGTGTCTCCAGATAATTTAGATGAATTGGTTAATTTACTTCACAACGAAGCGAAAGTCATTTAA
- a CDS encoding pyruvate dehydrogenase complex E1 component subunit beta → MRTIQFREAICEAMSEEMRRDESIYLMGEEVAEYNGAYKASKGMLDEFGAKRVIDTPIAELGFAGIAVGSTMTGNRPIVEYMTFNFSLVGIDQIINNAAKIRQMSGGQFKCPIVFRGPTASAGQLGATHSQAFESWFANTPGLKVIVPSNVYDAKGLLKAAIRDDDPVIFMESEQMYGDKGEVPEGEYVVPIGVADIKREGTDVTIVSFGKIIKEAYKAADELEKEGISCEIIDLRTVRPMDREAILKSVKKTNRLVILEEAWPFGNVATEITYLVQSQAFDYLDAPIIKINTADTPAPYSPVLLAEWLPNSNDVVKAVKKVMYK, encoded by the coding sequence ATGAGAACAATTCAATTCAGAGAAGCGATTTGTGAAGCCATGAGTGAAGAAATGCGCAGAGATGAGAGCATTTATTTAATGGGTGAAGAAGTTGCTGAATACAATGGTGCGTACAAAGCATCAAAAGGAATGTTAGACGAGTTTGGTGCAAAGCGTGTTATTGATACACCTATTGCAGAATTAGGTTTTGCAGGTATAGCTGTAGGTTCTACTATGACTGGCAATAGGCCAATTGTAGAGTATATGACCTTCAACTTTTCATTAGTAGGAATTGATCAAATTATAAATAATGCTGCGAAAATTAGACAAATGTCTGGTGGACAATTTAAATGTCCAATCGTATTTAGAGGTCCTACGGCTTCAGCTGGTCAGTTAGGTGCTACACACTCGCAAGCATTCGAAAGTTGGTTCGCTAACACACCAGGATTAAAAGTAATTGTACCTTCTAATGTGTACGATGCAAAAGGTCTTTTAAAAGCTGCTATTCGTGATGACGATCCAGTAATTTTTATGGAAAGTGAGCAAATGTACGGTGATAAAGGAGAGGTGCCAGAAGGAGAATATGTTGTTCCAATTGGTGTTGCCGATATTAAACGTGAAGGTACAGATGTTACTATTGTGTCTTTTGGTAAAATTATTAAAGAAGCATACAAAGCTGCAGACGAGTTAGAGAAAGAAGGGATTTCTTGCGAAATTATAGATTTACGTACTGTGCGTCCAATGGACCGTGAGGCGATTTTAAAATCTGTTAAAAAAACTAACCGTTTAGTAATTTTAGAAGAAGCGTGGCCATTTGGTAACGTTGCTACAGAGATTACTTACTTAGTACAATCTCAAGCTTTCGATTATCTTGATGCTCCAATTATTAAAATAAATACAGCAGATACTCCTGCACCATATTCTCCAGTATTATTGGCAGAATGGTTACCAAATAGCAACGATGTTGTTAAAGCGGTAAAAAAGGTAATGTATAAGTAG